The DNA segment CTATTAAATAAAAAACTGCTTTATCCATTTATGATAAAGCAGTTTTTTCTATTTCTTAGGCCATGTTCGCGTCCGATTTTCTGCTAATTTCAAACGAATAATTTCCTCGCCGTCCGCTCCCATACTCTCTGCAATTTGAAGTGCATAAATCATTACATCCGCTACTTCTTTTAAAATATCTTCACGGTTTTCTTTTAGTGCTGTTTCACTTGTTTTCCACTGAAAGCATTCAAGTAATTCAGATGCTTCAAGAGATAATGAAATTGCTAAATCTTTTGGATGATTATATTGATCCAACCAATTTCGTTCTTTTAGAAAAGCTGTGATTTCATCTTGTAATTGTTTCAATGTTTTCGCTCCTTTATCTATATAAAAAAATGAGCACTAAGCCGCCTATTTACTAGGAAACTTACTGCTCATTCAATTAGGCGTTTAAAGAAATCGCTTCTTCAATTTTGTTTGGTGGGATAAATCCATTTAAACGATGAATTTCTTCGCCACCTTTGTATAATACAAGTGTAGGTGTTTGTTGCACATCACGATCAAAAAAGAAATTTTCGCCCATTTCTTCTAATTTTACTTTTAATACTTTGACTTTGCTTGCGATTTCAGAGTTTTTGAATTCAGCAAAAGAAAGATCAAGCATTTTACAATTAGGACAATTGTCTTTCCAATAATCTACATATACTAATTCTTCTCCACTAATATGAGCTTGAAATTCTTCAAGTGATTTAATTTCGATACTTGTCATTTGACTCCACTCCTTAATGCTAAAATTTTCTTGACCCAATTGTCTATATCAGCCACATCTTGTTCTGTGTGTGGCATTTGTTCTATTTTTAAAGTTGGGTAGCTCGTTCCGAAGTACTTTGCCATTCGGTCAACAGCTCCGCAATAAAAATCCATACCCCATTGTGTTTCCCCAGTACCAAAAATGGCTACATTCTTGGGCTTAACGGCTAGCTCCGCGATAAAATCTTTCATATCTGGCGGTGTTCTTCCGTAGTCGACTGTCCATGCCCCCAACACGTACAAGTCAAAATCCTCATCAAGCGGATACTCGGCTAAAGGAGATACGCGAAAGGACACAACATCATGTCCTTCGCTTTGTAAAATCTCTTCTATTTCATCAGCCACCATTTTCGTATTGCCGCTCAGAGAATCATAGGCTAACAGGATTCTCATAAATCGTCGAATCCGTTATCCATATTCGTTTTTTTATAGCTGGAATTGCGCATTTCGAAAAAGTCGGTTTTTGTTTCTGTAAAGTTATCTGCATAGGCTTTAATCCATGTCATTGTGTTATCACTATGTCCTGGATAAAGTTCTGGAATACCAAGCATTCCAAGCATTTTGTTGGCACGATATTTCACGTAATCAACCATTTCTTCTACATCAATACCTTCAATGCCTTGTAAAACTTCTTCGGACCATTCTGTTTCAAGTTCAACAGCATGGCGGAAAGCTTCATGTGTATATTCAACTAGCTCTTCTGTTTGGAGTTCTGGATTCTCTCCAAGGATTGCCCGGATTACTTCTGAAATAAACTTCGAGTGAGCCAGCTCATCACGATTGATAAAGCTAATGATTTTCCCTGTTCCTGTCATCTTATTTTGACGAACAAGGTTGTAGAAGTATGCAAAACCACTATAGAAATTA comes from the Listeria welshimeri serovar 6b str. SLCC5334 genome and includes:
- a CDS encoding flavodoxin, with protein sequence MRILLAYDSLSGNTKMVADEIEEILQSEGHDVVSFRVSPLAEYPLDEDFDLYVLGAWTVDYGRTPPDMKDFIAELAVKPKNVAIFGTGETQWGMDFYCGAVDRMAKYFGTSYPTLKIEQMPHTEQDVADIDNWVKKILALRSGVK
- a CDS encoding thioredoxin family protein, encoding MTSIEIKSLEEFQAHISGEELVYVDYWKDNCPNCKMLDLSFAEFKNSEIASKVKVLKVKLEEMGENFFFDRDVQQTPTLVLYKGGEEIHRLNGFIPPNKIEEAISLNA
- a CDS encoding nucleotide pyrophosphohydrolase; its protein translation is MKQLQDEITAFLKERNWLDQYNHPKDLAISLSLEASELLECFQWKTSETALKENREDILKEVADVMIYALQIAESMGADGEEIIRLKLAENRTRTWPKK